A portion of the Limosilactobacillus reuteri genome contains these proteins:
- the rlmD gene encoding 23S rRNA (uracil(1939)-C(5))-methyltransferase RlmD: MKLNIPVHKNEEYPAKVVDLSYEGNGVVKIDDFPVFVPNALPGEEITVKITKVTSHFAWGRVMDWQTKSPDRVDVKDKKYIQTGIAPLGHLKYDAQLKFKQHQIQELLDKAHLDEIEVLPTMGMEKPYHYRNKAQVPVKMVRGQLETGFYKRGSHNLVPIEDFYIQDPEIDKAIVVVRDLLRQYHITPYDEQTGKGVIRTVMVRRGYYSHEMMVVLVTNTKRLPMEKQIVDGIVAGVPEVKSIVQNINDKRTNRLLGDKNKTLWGADEIHDQLLGIDFAISPLSFYQVNPQQTERLYQTAIDNAGLDGNQTVIDAYCGIGTISLAVAMHAKQVYGVEIVPAAIEDAKHNAKRNGIKNAKFVVGKVEEQFAKWQAAGLKPDVVIVDPPRKGLAESLIEATGKMGPKKVIYVSCNPATLVRDIKRFADQGYHVTKPIQPVDQFPQTTHVESVTVLERTEK, translated from the coding sequence TTGAAACTAAACATTCCAGTACATAAAAATGAAGAATATCCAGCGAAGGTAGTGGATTTATCTTACGAAGGCAATGGAGTCGTTAAGATTGATGATTTTCCCGTCTTTGTTCCCAATGCCCTTCCTGGTGAAGAGATTACGGTAAAGATCACCAAGGTAACCAGCCACTTTGCTTGGGGACGGGTAATGGACTGGCAGACGAAGAGTCCAGACCGCGTTGATGTTAAGGATAAAAAGTACATTCAAACGGGAATCGCTCCACTTGGTCATTTGAAGTATGATGCCCAGTTGAAATTCAAGCAACACCAAATCCAAGAATTATTGGACAAAGCACACTTAGATGAGATTGAAGTTTTGCCAACGATGGGGATGGAAAAGCCTTATCATTACCGCAATAAGGCCCAAGTACCAGTAAAAATGGTCCGCGGCCAATTAGAAACCGGTTTTTACAAGCGGGGGAGCCACAATTTAGTACCGATTGAAGATTTCTATATCCAAGATCCAGAAATCGATAAGGCAATTGTGGTTGTCCGGGACTTATTGCGACAATACCACATTACACCATATGATGAACAAACTGGTAAGGGCGTGATTCGCACAGTAATGGTTCGACGGGGATACTACAGCCATGAAATGATGGTGGTCTTAGTCACGAATACGAAGCGGCTGCCAATGGAAAAGCAAATCGTCGACGGAATCGTTGCCGGAGTTCCAGAAGTAAAAAGTATTGTGCAAAACATCAATGATAAGCGAACGAACCGCTTGCTTGGTGATAAGAATAAAACATTATGGGGTGCTGATGAAATTCACGATCAGCTCCTCGGAATTGATTTTGCCATCTCACCACTATCCTTCTACCAGGTTAATCCACAACAGACTGAACGCCTTTACCAAACGGCTATCGATAATGCGGGATTGGACGGTAACCAAACCGTCATCGATGCCTATTGTGGGATTGGTACGATCTCATTAGCAGTTGCTATGCACGCCAAGCAAGTATACGGGGTTGAAATTGTTCCTGCCGCGATTGAAGATGCCAAGCACAATGCCAAACGGAATGGGATTAAGAATGCTAAATTCGTTGTCGGTAAAGTGGAAGAACAGTTCGCTAAATGGCAAGCAGCAGGGCTCAAACCAGATGTCGTGATCGTTGATCCACCACGCAAAGGTCTTGCCGAATCCTTAATTGAAGCGACTGGTAAGATGGGACCAAAGAAAGTCATCTATGTTAGTTGTAACCCTGCTACCTTGGTTCGTGATATTAAGCGGTTCGCTGACCAAGGCTACCATGTAACAAAGCCAATCCAGCCAGTGGATCAATTCCCACAGACGACGCATGTCGAGAGTGTTACGGTGCTGGAACGTACAGAAAAATAG
- the ligA gene encoding NAD-dependent DNA ligase LigA gives MSEKQTPVKELTLQEAQDEIKPLRAKLTKWGKEYYEQDNPTVEDHVYDRAYQRLVQLEEQFPQLVSADSPTQRVGGATESQLTKVRHEIPMLSMGDVFSIEELMDFNQRQQENREVEVEPEYNLELKIDGLSLSLVYENGKLVQGSTRGNGTIGEDVTANVRTIKSVPAELPEPLSIEVRGECYMPKAAFAKLNAKREAEGLPVFANPRNAAAGSLRQLDPKVTAQRELDTFMYYVPEYQKLGVKTQAEALDRMRELGFNVNPNNRVVHNREEIEEYIEEYTSQRDKLTYGIDGIVEKVNDLDTEVALGNTVKVPRWEIAYKFPPEEQATIVRDIVWTVGRTGNVTPTAVMDPVQLAGTTVSRASLHNPDYLREKDIRIGDTVYLHKAGDIIPEISKVNLTKRPEDSVKYEIPTKCPVCGSELVHLDGEVALRCINPMCPAQIKEGLAHFASRNAMNIDGLGPRIIEQLWDKELIHDVAGLYRLNHDQLLTLDKFGEKSTANLLTSIDNSRNNSVERLLFGLGIRHVGAKAARIIMEHFGDLDSLMKADADEISAISGIGPTIGESIVTYFANQQVVKLIDELREVGVNFAYLGSRSNANPDSEWNGRRVVLTGKLTEMTRGEAKSWLENHGAKVTGSVSKKTDIVIAGADAGSKLTKAQDLGIDVWNEQQFSQAMKEEQ, from the coding sequence ATGAGTGAAAAACAGACGCCAGTAAAAGAATTAACCCTTCAAGAAGCTCAAGATGAGATTAAGCCATTACGAGCAAAATTGACCAAGTGGGGAAAAGAATATTATGAACAAGACAATCCAACTGTAGAGGATCATGTGTATGATCGTGCTTATCAGCGATTAGTACAATTGGAAGAACAATTTCCCCAATTGGTTTCTGCTGATTCGCCAACCCAACGAGTAGGAGGAGCAACAGAAAGCCAATTAACAAAAGTTCGGCATGAAATTCCGATGTTATCGATGGGGGATGTCTTTTCGATTGAAGAATTGATGGACTTTAACCAACGACAACAGGAAAATCGGGAGGTCGAAGTTGAGCCCGAATATAATCTCGAACTAAAAATCGATGGTCTTTCTCTTTCACTTGTTTACGAGAATGGAAAATTAGTTCAAGGTTCTACGCGTGGCAATGGAACGATTGGTGAAGATGTTACTGCTAATGTCCGAACTATCAAGTCAGTTCCCGCAGAATTGCCAGAACCATTATCGATCGAGGTTCGGGGCGAATGTTATATGCCCAAAGCAGCTTTTGCGAAGTTAAATGCTAAACGCGAAGCAGAAGGATTGCCAGTTTTTGCTAATCCTCGGAATGCGGCAGCCGGAAGTTTGCGGCAACTAGATCCAAAAGTAACAGCGCAACGTGAACTAGATACATTTATGTACTATGTTCCTGAATATCAAAAGCTAGGCGTTAAGACCCAAGCAGAAGCACTTGATCGTATGCGAGAATTAGGTTTTAATGTTAATCCTAATAATCGGGTTGTTCATAACCGTGAAGAGATTGAGGAGTATATTGAAGAATATACTTCTCAACGAGACAAGCTCACTTACGGGATCGATGGAATTGTTGAAAAAGTAAACGACCTTGATACGGAAGTTGCCCTTGGGAATACAGTTAAGGTGCCACGCTGGGAAATTGCCTATAAATTCCCTCCTGAAGAGCAAGCCACGATTGTCCGTGATATTGTCTGGACTGTCGGACGGACCGGCAATGTAACGCCAACAGCAGTTATGGATCCAGTTCAATTGGCGGGCACAACGGTTAGCCGAGCTTCTTTGCATAATCCTGATTACTTGCGTGAAAAAGATATTCGGATTGGTGATACTGTTTATCTGCATAAAGCAGGTGACATTATTCCTGAAATTTCAAAAGTAAACCTAACTAAACGTCCCGAAGATTCAGTTAAATATGAAATTCCAACGAAGTGTCCGGTCTGTGGCTCAGAATTAGTTCATCTTGATGGGGAAGTAGCATTACGCTGTATTAATCCAATGTGTCCAGCGCAAATAAAAGAAGGTTTAGCACATTTCGCTTCCCGGAATGCCATGAATATTGATGGGCTTGGTCCTAGAATTATTGAACAGCTATGGGATAAAGAATTGATTCATGATGTTGCTGGTTTATATCGACTTAATCATGACCAATTATTAACTTTAGATAAATTTGGCGAGAAATCGACCGCTAACCTATTGACATCGATCGATAATAGTCGTAATAATTCTGTCGAGCGCTTATTATTTGGTCTTGGAATTCGTCATGTAGGTGCAAAGGCTGCTCGAATTATCATGGAACATTTCGGTGACCTTGATAGCTTAATGAAGGCCGATGCCGATGAAATTTCTGCGATTAGTGGAATTGGGCCAACAATTGGCGAAAGTATCGTAACTTATTTTGCTAATCAACAGGTTGTTAAATTAATTGACGAACTGCGAGAAGTTGGGGTAAACTTTGCTTATCTTGGCTCACGGTCAAATGCTAATCCTGATAGCGAATGGAATGGTCGGCGAGTAGTACTGACTGGTAAGCTAACTGAAATGACTCGTGGGGAAGCAAAATCATGGCTTGAAAACCACGGAGCTAAGGTAACCGGAAGCGTCTCAAAGAAAACAGATATTGTCATTGCTGGGGCTGACGCTGGTAGTAAGCTAACAAAAGCTCAAGACTTGGGTATTGATGTATGGAATGAACAGCAATTCAGCCAAGCAATGAAGGAGGAACAGTAA
- a CDS encoding CamS family sex pheromone protein, producing MKRKAKKIAVSAAVLMCTVLLASCGFGGKSSSKNYSTTGSSNGTYQGVIKNGRYRTSKARGINVSQNDNQYNLKSFESGLTQVSKRVFSTKSYIFQEGQYLSSGTIENWLGRKTKSNPEGLNPAQGKKSNPNPVYIQQIEEQDYMQESGNSMKLRGITIGIGINSEYNYQTKTGGPTLTKKISDSEVRRQGEIAAQKVLQRVRKKSGVGNVPIVIALYKQAPDDSLVGGTFFAYSKNSGNTISSWRKLNYKNVVLPKASASTTNSSDQTDDDSFSNFKSQIQSFFPNLSGVTAQAQYENGTLSGMHITVTTQFYSQSEITSFTQYITRAAKKYLPNGIPIDIKIQSDSEIQAVVYRNAGSDNFQSHIFDSY from the coding sequence GTGAAGCGAAAGGCAAAAAAAATAGCCGTTAGTGCTGCCGTTTTGATGTGCACTGTCTTGCTTGCATCATGTGGTTTTGGCGGAAAGTCGTCATCGAAAAACTATTCAACGACTGGTTCAAGTAATGGTACTTATCAAGGTGTGATTAAAAATGGTCGTTACCGAACAAGTAAAGCTCGGGGGATAAATGTCTCACAAAATGATAATCAATATAACCTTAAAAGCTTTGAAAGTGGTTTGACTCAGGTTTCAAAACGAGTCTTTTCAACAAAAAGCTATATTTTCCAAGAAGGTCAATACCTTAGTAGTGGGACGATTGAAAACTGGCTTGGTCGAAAAACAAAGAGTAATCCTGAAGGGCTAAACCCGGCTCAAGGAAAGAAGAGCAATCCTAACCCAGTCTATATTCAACAAATTGAAGAGCAAGATTATATGCAAGAAAGTGGTAATTCCATGAAATTGCGGGGGATTACGATTGGTATTGGAATAAATTCCGAATATAATTACCAAACTAAGACAGGAGGACCCACTTTAACTAAGAAGATTAGTGATAGTGAGGTTCGTCGTCAAGGTGAAATCGCGGCACAAAAGGTTCTTCAACGAGTGCGGAAAAAGTCAGGAGTTGGAAACGTTCCAATCGTGATTGCACTATACAAACAAGCCCCAGATGATAGTTTAGTTGGTGGTACATTCTTTGCTTATAGCAAGAATAGTGGTAATACGATTAGTAGTTGGCGGAAGTTAAATTATAAGAATGTAGTCCTTCCAAAGGCTAGTGCATCAACAACTAATAGTTCTGATCAAACTGATGATGATAGTTTCTCAAACTTTAAAAGTCAGATTCAAAGTTTCTTCCCTAACTTGAGCGGAGTTACAGCACAAGCACAATATGAAAATGGAACTTTGTCGGGGATGCACATTACTGTTACTACTCAGTTCTATAGTCAAAGTGAAATTACTAGTTTTACCCAATATATTACCCGGGCAGCGAAGAAGTACCTGCCTAATGGGATTCCGATTGATATTAAGATTCAATCTGATTCAGAAATTCAAGCGGTTGTTTATCGGAATGCTGGTTCTGATAACTTCCAGTCACATATTTTTGATTCTTATTAA
- a CDS encoding diacylglycerol kinase — protein sequence MTVRKRARIIYNPTSGRETLRSDLVDILAIYEKAGYETSAFATTPAPNSAKNEATRAAEDGFDLIVAAGGDGTLNEVVNGIAGLEHRPTLAIIPAGTTNDYARALRIPRDDPIAAAKLILKKNKKFKIDIGRAGENYFMNIAAGGTMTELTYEVPSQMKSLFGYAAYFAKGAELMPRIKPVDMLIKYDNQEYRGSASMFMIALTNSVGGFEQIVPDASLDDGKFTMIIVKKSSVIDMLSLMAKALQGKHLDDPRIIYAKATDIEVIPLNKDDRLMVNLDGEYGGDAPMKFHNLKQHLEVIANLDEIPEDAITTSADFKRVEEDFMNGIDNYKDREKK from the coding sequence ATGACCGTGCGAAAACGTGCTCGGATAATTTATAATCCTACCTCAGGCCGTGAAACATTGCGAAGTGATTTAGTTGATATTCTCGCAATTTATGAGAAAGCTGGATATGAAACTAGTGCTTTTGCGACTACTCCTGCGCCTAACTCGGCTAAGAACGAAGCCACTCGTGCTGCTGAAGACGGTTTTGATTTGATTGTAGCTGCTGGTGGAGACGGTACCCTGAATGAAGTGGTTAATGGAATTGCTGGGTTAGAACATCGGCCAACATTAGCGATTATTCCAGCAGGGACGACTAATGACTATGCACGGGCATTACGGATTCCTCGGGATGATCCGATCGCCGCGGCTAAGTTAATCTTAAAGAAGAATAAGAAATTTAAGATTGATATTGGTCGGGCTGGTGAAAACTACTTCATGAACATTGCTGCTGGTGGAACGATGACTGAATTAACCTATGAGGTCCCTTCGCAAATGAAGTCCCTCTTTGGTTACGCAGCATACTTCGCCAAGGGAGCAGAGTTAATGCCGCGGATTAAGCCAGTCGATATGCTAATCAAGTATGATAATCAGGAATACCGGGGCAGTGCTTCCATGTTTATGATTGCCTTGACTAATTCGGTCGGCGGTTTTGAACAAATTGTGCCAGATGCATCACTTGATGATGGAAAGTTTACGATGATCATCGTCAAGAAAAGCAGTGTGATCGATATGCTCAGCTTAATGGCAAAGGCACTTCAAGGAAAGCACCTTGATGATCCGCGCATTATTTATGCTAAGGCAACCGATATTGAAGTTATTCCGCTAAACAAGGATGACCGCTTGATGGTTAACCTGGACGGGGAATACGGTGGCGACGCGCCAATGAAATTCCATAACCTTAAACAGCACCTAGAAGTAATTGCTAACTTGGATGAGATTCCAGAAGATGCGATTACAACCTCAGCTGATTTTAAGCGGGTCGAAGAAGACTTTATGAATGGCATTGACAATTATAAAGATCGCGAAAAGAAATAG
- the gatC gene encoding Asp-tRNA(Asn)/Glu-tRNA(Gln) amidotransferase subunit GatC, with amino-acid sequence MASKITEQQVEHVAELAKLEFPKDELSKFTTQLGNIIDMFEDLEAVDTDGVEPMTSATDRVNVMREDKAVKSSKDEQEALLNNAPETDGGYIKVPAILDESEDGE; translated from the coding sequence ATGGCCAGTAAAATCACTGAGCAACAAGTAGAACACGTTGCTGAACTTGCTAAGCTTGAGTTCCCTAAGGATGAACTTAGTAAGTTTACCACTCAACTAGGAAACATTATTGATATGTTTGAAGACCTCGAAGCGGTTGATACCGATGGCGTTGAACCAATGACATCAGCAACCGATCGGGTAAATGTAATGCGTGAAGATAAGGCAGTTAAGAGTTCTAAAGACGAACAAGAAGCCTTGCTTAACAATGCTCCTGAAACTGATGGTGGCTACATCAAGGTTCCAGCAATTCTTGACGAAAGTGAGGACGGCGAATAA
- the gatA gene encoding Asp-tRNA(Asn)/Glu-tRNA(Gln) amidotransferase subunit GatA, with amino-acid sequence MDFYQTSLSQLHDDLVNKKISATELTKETFDHIKGNEDQVKAFISLNEDQALKRAAEIDAKGISADQLTAGVPLAVKDNILTKGLTTTAASKMLENFNPVYDATVVEKLNAADYINVGKTNLDEFAMGSSTENSAFFTTHNPWDLTRVPGGSSGGSAAAVAAGDVLGALGTDTGGSIRMPASFNGVVGMKPTYGRVSRWGIIAFGSSFDQVGWLTQNVKDNALLTALISGNDERDMTSSLKEVSDWAAQLNENTNVKGLRIAVPKEYFDGLDEDVQEVIKAALDHLESLGAIVDEVSLPHTKYGVPAYYILASSEASSNLQRYDGIRYGFRAADVKNLEDVYVRSRSEGFGEEVKRRIMLGTFSLSAGFYDAYFNKAAKVRRLIAQDFEDVFKDHDVIVGATGASTAFKIGAEIDDPQTMYMNDVLTVPVNMAGLPAMSIPAGFSAKNGMPVGLQIIGKAFDEQTVYNTGYVFEQTTDFHKKTPKLGGQN; translated from the coding sequence ATGGATTTTTACCAAACAAGCTTGAGTCAATTGCACGATGACTTGGTAAATAAGAAAATTAGTGCAACTGAATTAACCAAGGAAACTTTTGACCACATTAAGGGTAACGAAGATCAAGTTAAAGCCTTCATCAGCTTAAATGAGGACCAAGCACTAAAGCGGGCAGCTGAGATTGATGCAAAAGGCATTAGTGCTGATCAATTAACTGCAGGGGTTCCGCTTGCAGTTAAGGATAATATTTTAACTAAGGGCCTTACAACGACGGCTGCTTCTAAGATGCTTGAAAACTTTAACCCCGTATATGACGCGACAGTTGTTGAAAAGTTAAATGCCGCTGATTACATCAATGTTGGTAAGACTAACCTTGATGAATTTGCCATGGGATCATCTACTGAAAATTCAGCATTCTTTACGACTCATAACCCATGGGATCTTACACGGGTTCCTGGTGGTTCTTCCGGTGGTTCTGCTGCTGCTGTTGCGGCCGGAGATGTTTTAGGTGCGCTTGGTACTGATACTGGTGGTTCTATTCGGATGCCTGCTTCCTTTAACGGTGTCGTTGGGATGAAGCCTACATACGGTCGTGTATCGCGGTGGGGAATCATTGCCTTTGGTTCAAGTTTTGACCAAGTCGGCTGGTTGACCCAAAATGTTAAGGATAATGCCTTGTTGACCGCCCTCATCAGTGGAAATGATGAACGGGATATGACATCCTCACTTAAAGAAGTTTCAGACTGGGCAGCCCAATTAAACGAAAATACGAATGTTAAAGGCTTACGGATTGCTGTGCCAAAGGAATACTTTGATGGCTTAGACGAAGATGTTCAAGAAGTAATCAAGGCTGCTTTGGACCACTTAGAATCCCTCGGCGCAATTGTTGATGAAGTAAGTTTGCCACACACCAAGTATGGGGTTCCTGCTTACTACATTTTAGCCTCATCTGAAGCATCTTCTAACCTTCAACGTTACGATGGTATCCGTTATGGCTTCCGAGCTGCTGATGTTAAGAACTTGGAAGACGTTTATGTTCGTTCTCGTTCGGAAGGTTTTGGTGAAGAAGTTAAGCGGCGGATTATGTTAGGGACCTTCTCTCTCTCTGCTGGTTTCTATGATGCTTACTTTAATAAGGCCGCTAAAGTTCGCCGTCTTATTGCCCAAGATTTTGAAGACGTATTTAAGGATCATGATGTAATCGTTGGTGCTACTGGTGCTTCGACAGCATTTAAGATTGGTGCGGAGATTGATGATCCACAAACTATGTACATGAACGACGTATTGACTGTTCCCGTTAATATGGCCGGCCTTCCTGCAATGTCCATTCCTGCTGGCTTCTCTGCTAAAAATGGTATGCCAGTTGGTCTGCAAATCATCGGAAAAGCATTTGACGAACAAACAGTTTATAACACTGGATATGTCTTTGAACAGACAACTGATTTTCACAAGAAGACACCAAAGTTAGGAGGTCAAAACTAA
- the gatB gene encoding Asp-tRNA(Asn)/Glu-tRNA(Gln) amidotransferase subunit GatB, whose protein sequence is MNFQTTIGLEVHVELKTNSKIYSPSPVEYGDQPNANTNVIDWGYPGVLPSLNKGVVRDGIMAGLALHAQIAHHMHFDRKNYFYPDNPKAYQITQSDTPIAHDGWIEIEVNGKKKKIGIKEMHIEEDAGKNTHTSKYSYVDLNRQGTPLIEIVSKPDIASPEEAVAYLEALRQRIQFTGISDVKMEEGSMRVDTNISIRPIGSDKFGTKTEMKNINSFNYVRKALAFEEKRHQKVLMAGGHIGQETRRYDEATGETILMRTKEGSDDYRYFPEPDLPPVNVSDEWISEIESEMPEMPGERREHYVKDLGLTDYDAMVLTQTKEMSDFFEEAVKDGGDPKRVANYLMNDVNSYLNDKQVDLQDTKLTPANLAGMVKLIEDGTISSKMAKKVFKGILDGEEPNAYAKEHGLVQLSDPAQLQPIVDEVLDNNEQSIEDFKNGKDRAVGYLMGQIMKQTRGKANPQVVTQLLMKSLKAK, encoded by the coding sequence ATGAACTTTCAAACAACAATCGGTCTAGAAGTCCACGTTGAATTAAAGACTAATTCAAAGATTTACAGTCCATCCCCCGTTGAATACGGTGACCAGCCTAACGCAAACACTAATGTCATTGACTGGGGTTACCCTGGTGTGTTGCCAAGCTTAAACAAGGGTGTCGTTCGTGACGGAATCATGGCTGGGCTTGCTCTTCATGCTCAAATTGCCCACCACATGCACTTTGACCGGAAGAATTACTTCTATCCTGATAACCCGAAAGCCTACCAGATTACTCAATCAGATACTCCAATCGCTCATGATGGTTGGATTGAAATTGAAGTAAACGGTAAGAAGAAAAAGATCGGTATCAAAGAAATGCATATTGAAGAAGATGCTGGTAAGAACACTCACACCAGCAAGTATTCATACGTTGACTTGAACCGGCAAGGAACACCGCTAATTGAAATTGTTTCTAAGCCAGATATTGCCTCGCCTGAAGAAGCAGTGGCTTACTTGGAAGCATTGCGTCAACGGATCCAATTTACGGGGATCTCTGACGTGAAGATGGAAGAAGGGTCCATGCGGGTTGATACCAACATTTCAATTCGGCCAATCGGTTCTGACAAGTTTGGGACCAAGACAGAAATGAAGAACATCAACTCCTTTAACTATGTTCGGAAGGCCCTCGCATTTGAAGAAAAACGGCATCAAAAAGTATTGATGGCTGGTGGACACATTGGTCAGGAAACTCGTCGTTATGATGAAGCGACTGGGGAGACTATTCTGATGCGGACAAAGGAAGGTTCTGATGATTACCGTTACTTCCCAGAACCAGACTTGCCACCAGTAAATGTTAGCGATGAATGGATTAGTGAAATTGAAAGCGAAATGCCAGAAATGCCTGGTGAGCGTCGTGAGCACTATGTTAAGGATCTTGGCTTAACTGATTACGATGCGATGGTTCTTACCCAGACTAAGGAGATGTCTGATTTCTTTGAAGAGGCTGTTAAGGACGGTGGCGATCCTAAGCGGGTAGCCAACTACTTAATGAACGATGTAAACTCATACTTGAACGATAAGCAAGTTGACTTACAAGATACCAAGCTTACTCCAGCTAACCTTGCCGGCATGGTGAAATTGATTGAAGACGGAACAATTTCTTCTAAGATGGCTAAGAAGGTCTTCAAGGGAATCTTAGATGGTGAAGAACCAAATGCTTACGCAAAGGAACACGGTCTTGTTCAATTATCTGATCCTGCGCAACTACAGCCAATCGTTGATGAAGTTCTTGATAACAACGAACAATCAATTGAAGACTTTAAGAATGGTAAAGACCGGGCTGTCGGCTACTTAATGGGTCAAATCATGAAGCAAACGCGTGGTAAGGCCAACCCACAAGTTGTTACTCAATTATTGATGAAGTCTTTGAAGGCTAAATAG